Proteins found in one Candidatus Zixiibacteriota bacterium genomic segment:
- a CDS encoding biopolymer transporter ExbD produces the protein MGAVDTPQRESKKAKTGGKLKRPKKRIGIRIDMTPMVDIAFLLLIFYMVTTVFSMPQSMEINLPPKDIDEKPLPIAKSKLLEILVDTDGNIFWLHTPKGQEDMKLPEYIELNKLQKFLFQKNQDVPRLVTVLRIDPKCRYEMMVNIIDEIQVIERRFKQVDPDWSYRFSLQDMTQWEHQLMQQAKENMGMVVAEEGGEA, from the coding sequence ATGGGAGCTGTTGATACCCCGCAAAGAGAATCAAAAAAAGCAAAAACTGGCGGTAAGCTCAAACGTCCTAAAAAACGTATCGGTATTCGTATCGATATGACTCCCATGGTCGATATTGCATTTCTGCTTTTGATTTTCTACATGGTTACAACTGTTTTCTCGATGCCTCAATCGATGGAGATAAACCTTCCGCCTAAAGATATTGATGAGAAACCTTTACCGATAGCAAAATCTAAGTTGCTGGAAATTCTAGTTGACACTGATGGCAATATTTTCTGGCTGCATACTCCAAAGGGTCAGGAAGATATGAAACTGCCGGAATATATCGAGTTAAATAAACTGCAGAAGTTTCTATTCCAGAAAAATCAGGATGTGCCCAGGCTGGTTACCGTATTGCGTATCGATCCTAAATGCCGATATGAAATGATGGTAAATATCATCGATGAAATACAGGTAATTGAAAGACGTTTTAAGCAAGTCGACCCTGACTGGTCCTACAGGTTCAGCCTTCAAGATATGACTCAATGGGAGCACCAGCTGATGCAGCAGGCTAAAGAGAATATGGGCATGGTTGTTGCCGAAGAAGGAGGCGAGGCATGA
- a CDS encoding energy transducer TonB, with amino-acid sequence MNRALAMLAGYGAFEIKRAYRKNLSIGMIASSAFFLFVIGGVVLVNKITSKPPEAVGRIVLKTSADLGAPPTLSTKDIPIRVAAPERAMPSVGVPTPVPDEEAPEEVEMATMDDLAAMAAPPPVMDLDDVGDKEIIIEDLEELLPSSDEFVAYDEMPEKIDPVEPAYPEMARRAGIEGVVWVNALIDKEGKVRDVKIIKDSGANAGFEEAAIEAAKQTAWKPAISNGQPIAVWISYKITFTLK; translated from the coding sequence ATGAACAGAGCATTAGCAATGTTAGCCGGCTATGGCGCCTTTGAAATTAAGCGGGCATACCGCAAGAATCTCAGTATCGGTATGATTGCCTCCAGCGCTTTTTTCCTGTTTGTAATCGGCGGAGTAGTTCTTGTCAATAAGATTACTTCCAAGCCGCCGGAAGCTGTCGGCAGGATAGTTTTAAAAACATCCGCCGACTTAGGCGCGCCGCCAACTCTTTCTACCAAGGATATCCCAATCAGAGTTGCCGCACCCGAAAGAGCGATGCCATCTGTAGGCGTGCCCACACCGGTACCGGATGAGGAAGCTCCAGAGGAAGTGGAAATGGCAACAATGGATGACCTCGCCGCTATGGCTGCTCCGCCGCCGGTGATGGATTTGGACGATGTCGGCGATAAGGAAATTATAATCGAAGACCTCGAAGAATTGCTGCCGTCATCGGATGAATTCGTCGCTTATGACGAAATGCCGGAAAAAATTGATCCTGTCGAACCTGCATATCCCGAGATGGCAAGACGCGCAGGTATTGAAGGCGTTGTCTGGGTTAATGCCTTAATCGATAAAGAGGGAAAAGTCCGGGATGTAAAGATTATTAAAGATTCCGGAGCTAATGCCGGTTTTGAGGAAGCTGCTATCGAAGCCGCCAAACAAACTGCATGGAAACCGGCTATTTCCAACGGTCAACCGATAGCGGTATGGATTTCATATAAAATAACTTTTACGCTGAAATAG
- a CDS encoding ABC transporter ATP-binding protein, translating to MSAISIKNLCKSFQDVKALADVNLDIDKGAVFGVLGPDGAGKTTLLRILAGVMTADSGTVNILGFDITADIESAKQHIGYLSQRFSLYPDLTVSENIDFYSRLFKVDKLESYKRKAKLLDFSRLEPYADRTAKHLSGGMKQKLALSCALIHTPKILILDEPTTGVDPISRREFWKILYDLLTEGVTIIFATPYMDEAERANRVALLHEGKILSCETPEYLKQQYSHHLVGLITDNNRLCRNLLQDEFGAQNVLFFGDKLHIKIQDYDAGVQAITNILQQAGIELLSIERIVPGMEDVFIDAIT from the coding sequence ATGTCCGCAATCAGCATTAAAAATCTCTGTAAATCATTTCAGGATGTAAAAGCCCTAGCGGATGTCAATTTAGATATTGACAAAGGCGCAGTATTCGGAGTGCTTGGTCCCGATGGCGCCGGTAAAACCACCTTGCTAAGAATACTTGCCGGCGTTATGACCGCCGACTCCGGAACGGTCAACATACTCGGCTTTGACATAACGGCGGATATCGAATCAGCCAAACAGCATATCGGCTACCTTTCCCAGCGGTTTTCGCTTTATCCCGACCTGACGGTTTCGGAAAACATCGATTTTTACAGCCGTCTGTTCAAAGTTGACAAACTTGAAAGCTATAAGAGAAAAGCAAAATTGCTTGATTTTTCCCGTCTCGAACCATACGCCGACCGCACAGCCAAACATCTGTCAGGCGGCATGAAACAGAAACTTGCCCTATCGTGCGCATTGATACATACACCGAAAATCCTCATTCTTGATGAGCCGACTACCGGCGTCGACCCTATCTCGCGGCGGGAATTCTGGAAAATACTGTACGACCTTCTGACAGAGGGCGTAACTATAATATTCGCCACACCCTATATGGATGAGGCCGAAAGAGCTAACCGAGTCGCTTTACTTCATGAAGGGAAAATTTTATCCTGCGAAACGCCGGAATATCTTAAGCAGCAATACAGTCATCATCTTGTTGGGCTTATAACCGATAATAACCGTCTTTGCAGAAATCTGTTGCAGGATGAATTTGGTGCTCAAAATGTCTTATTTTTCGGGGATAAGCTCCATATCAAAATACAGGATTATGATGCCGGCGTGCAGGCTATTACAAATATCCTTCAGCAAGCCGGAATCGAGTTATTATCAATCGAGCGAATAGTTCCCGGTATGGAGGATGTCTTTATAGATGCCATCACCTGA
- a CDS encoding ABC transporter permease gives MLRIIPIIKKELIQTVRDKRAFMILLIAPILQLLVFGYVATTDIKMSSSVICDYDGTPQSREFIEKFSASGYFNDKYYVKSMTEFDYYIDSGKAVIGMIIPAGFQELLNKGEQVPVGFVLDGANSNMATILSGYIRFVTADYSNQIAAEINSRKGMAIELPIDVEPRVWFNPDLKSVNFMVPGVMGMLTLIILLNLSSLSIVRERELGTAEQLVVSPIKPLELVIGKIVPSAAAGFLVITLVLVVGLAWFKIDFIGSVLLLYFFSGFFFFCAISMGLVISTYSQTGDQAMWANQFIIMPNILLSGFISPIANMPESIQYITYLLPMRYYLSIIRGIFIQGAGFEALWPQAAALFGWGLIVMAVAAFRLRKHLV, from the coding sequence ATGTTGAGAATCATACCAATAATCAAAAAGGAATTAATCCAAACAGTTCGTGATAAGCGGGCGTTTATGATTTTGCTTATCGCCCCTATATTGCAATTGCTGGTTTTTGGTTATGTTGCCACTACCGATATTAAAATGTCGTCATCCGTAATATGCGATTATGACGGCACTCCCCAAAGCCGGGAATTTATCGAAAAGTTTTCCGCCTCCGGTTATTTTAATGACAAGTATTACGTCAAATCAATGACCGAATTTGACTATTACATAGATTCGGGCAAAGCCGTAATCGGCATGATTATTCCGGCCGGTTTCCAAGAATTGCTCAACAAAGGTGAACAGGTACCTGTCGGGTTTGTCCTTGATGGCGCCAATTCTAATATGGCGACCATCCTGAGCGGTTATATTCGGTTTGTAACAGCCGATTATTCAAATCAGATTGCCGCCGAAATCAACTCGCGCAAAGGAATGGCTATCGAATTGCCCATTGATGTCGAGCCAAGGGTCTGGTTCAACCCCGATTTGAAATCGGTCAATTTCATGGTGCCCGGTGTTATGGGGATGCTAACCCTGATTATATTATTAAACTTGTCCTCGTTATCTATAGTCAGGGAGAGGGAACTTGGCACAGCTGAACAGCTTGTGGTTTCGCCGATTAAGCCGCTCGAATTAGTGATAGGCAAAATCGTGCCCTCCGCAGCCGCCGGATTCTTAGTCATTACGTTAGTTTTAGTTGTTGGCTTAGCCTGGTTTAAAATAGATTTTATAGGCTCGGTTTTATTGCTTTATTTCTTTTCGGGATTTTTCTTTTTTTGTGCCATTTCAATGGGCTTAGTAATTTCAACATATTCCCAAACCGGCGACCAGGCTATGTGGGCTAATCAATTTATCATAATGCCCAATATACTTCTCTCCGGATTTATTTCTCCAATCGCTAATATGCCTGAATCTATCCAATATATTACTTATCTTTTGCCAATGCGCTATTATTTGAGTATTATCAGGGGCATATTTATTCAGGGTGCTGGTTTTGAGGCGCTTTGGCCGCAGGCGGCGGCTTTATTCGGTTGGGGTCTGATTGTGATGGCAGTAGCGGCATTTCGGTTAAGAAAACATTTAGTTTGA
- a CDS encoding tetratricopeptide repeat protein — translation MLKKALIIITIFLTASIVFAQSSSKIAKDVDQLIKDGNLTAAEAMVDSALINAPEDYKLLRAKGKILFEKEDFPQALEYFENTLLQKKKDHEALYGAGMSALKTNQSQKALDYFERGIKTKKLKNEFLYGKAIALMNLGELSEADVVIRKAIKNDKENPTYQRAWGDINYAKEVWTFAITAYKNTLELDSSQTDLLYKLAKANLYSRNVNEAANYYKEYIKIHDADTTAWRELELIYEKSNNPSEAVFCCNKLTDLKPNDGDNWYKLGDLQFSLHNYEEAGIALEKAVELGANVAESYKRLAKIYQLRKEYFKADSAYTRFENELGAPDDPVYWFNKGKVMIKVGQKDAAFFDKASKAFDKAIELDSTEASYWEYSGLARYYKQDYASAIPFFQKRIELGSESVNSLRNLAFCFLKTEKYKLAASTLEEAIALKPEDAVMRQMIGKIYVFLHGQSGDTLYTLKAIKHYKVALTDTTGSLKPTEKCKVRGDLGYCYVVLRESKKAISMLETAIKCDPKNIDYLYNLASSYHLDNQFDLANKYYKEVLKIDPNHMGAKEGKARTTKVGG, via the coding sequence GTGTTAAAGAAAGCACTGATAATTATTACAATATTTTTAACAGCGAGTATTGTTTTTGCTCAATCATCGAGTAAAATCGCTAAAGATGTTGATCAACTAATCAAAGATGGCAATCTAACTGCCGCCGAGGCCATGGTAGATTCCGCTTTAATTAATGCTCCTGAAGATTATAAACTTTTGCGCGCTAAAGGGAAAATATTGTTTGAAAAAGAAGATTTTCCTCAGGCTTTGGAATATTTCGAAAATACGCTCTTGCAGAAGAAAAAAGACCATGAGGCTTTATATGGCGCCGGAATGTCGGCTTTAAAAACCAACCAGTCTCAAAAAGCCTTAGATTACTTTGAACGCGGCATCAAAACCAAAAAGCTGAAAAACGAATTCCTGTACGGCAAGGCAATAGCCTTGATGAATCTTGGCGAACTGTCGGAAGCTGATGTAGTAATTCGCAAGGCTATAAAAAATGATAAAGAAAACCCGACCTATCAAAGGGCATGGGGCGATATTAATTATGCCAAAGAGGTCTGGACATTTGCTATTACCGCCTATAAAAATACATTAGAACTGGATTCATCCCAAACTGACCTTTTATATAAATTAGCCAAGGCAAATTTATATTCCAGAAATGTTAATGAGGCCGCAAATTATTATAAGGAATATATCAAAATTCACGATGCCGACACAACTGCCTGGCGGGAACTCGAATTAATCTATGAAAAATCAAATAATCCCTCCGAAGCTGTATTCTGCTGTAATAAATTAACCGACCTTAAACCCAATGACGGTGACAACTGGTACAAATTAGGCGATTTGCAGTTTAGTTTGCATAACTACGAAGAGGCCGGAATAGCCCTCGAAAAAGCTGTCGAGCTTGGCGCAAATGTTGCCGAATCTTATAAAAGATTAGCGAAAATATATCAGCTTCGCAAAGAATATTTCAAAGCCGATAGCGCCTATACCAGGTTTGAGAATGAACTTGGCGCGCCCGATGACCCCGTTTATTGGTTTAATAAGGGAAAGGTAATGATAAAAGTTGGCCAGAAAGATGCCGCTTTCTTCGATAAAGCAAGCAAAGCTTTCGATAAAGCCATCGAATTGGATTCCACCGAGGCCAGCTACTGGGAATACAGCGGTCTTGCCAGATACTACAAGCAGGATTATGCGTCGGCTATTCCGTTCTTTCAGAAACGCATTGAGCTTGGCAGTGAAAGCGTCAATTCGCTCAGAAACTTAGCATTCTGTTTCCTGAAAACCGAAAAGTATAAACTTGCCGCCTCGACCCTTGAGGAAGCGATTGCCTTAAAGCCCGAGGATGCTGTAATGCGCCAGATGATTGGCAAAATCTATGTTTTCCTGCATGGCCAGAGCGGCGATACACTTTATACGCTTAAGGCTATTAAACACTATAAAGTAGCGCTAACTGATACAACCGGCTCCTTGAAACCTACCGAAAAGTGCAAAGTGCGCGGCGACCTTGGCTACTGTTATGTTGTTTTGCGGGAATCAAAGAAGGCTATCTCGATGTTGGAAACAGCAATCAAATGCGATCCGAAGAATATCGATTATCTGTATAACCTCGCCAGTTCCTATCATCTTGATAATCAGTTTGATCTAGCTAATAAATATTATAAAGAGGTTTTAAAAATCGATCCAAATCATATGGGGGCAAAGGAAGGCAAAGCAAGAACCACTAAAGTAGGCGGTTAA
- a CDS encoding biopolymer transporter ExbD, which translates to MAGRPKRRVGVLIDMTPMVDIAFLLLIFYMVTTQFKPPEKEKVALPMSTSQIKVPDKGIINITVNKFDALFVEYITKDKDTGDIVRESPEVTLRTLNYNLTTARLKLGNPEIIVKADKECSYGMIRSVMNTLQDVGIDHFALMTDMKTTSYTSEGETEEPSS; encoded by the coding sequence ATGGCTGGTAGACCCAAAAGGAGAGTTGGCGTACTAATCGATATGACCCCGATGGTCGATATCGCTTTTCTATTGCTGATTTTCTATATGGTAACTACCCAGTTTAAACCGCCGGAGAAAGAAAAAGTCGCTCTGCCTATGTCTACATCGCAAATCAAAGTGCCTGACAAGGGTATCATTAATATCACTGTCAATAAATTTGACGCTTTGTTTGTCGAGTATATCACTAAAGATAAAGATACAGGTGATATCGTAAGGGAGTCCCCAGAGGTAACGCTTCGCACTCTTAACTATAACCTGACAACGGCCAGGTTAAAACTGGGTAACCCGGAAATAATTGTAAAAGCGGATAAAGAATGCAGTTATGGAATGATACGAAGTGTAATGAACACGCTTCAGGATGTTGGCATCGACCATTTTGCGTTGATGACAGATATGAAAACTACTTCATATACATCTGAAGGTGAAACGGAGGAACCATCATCATGA
- a CDS encoding MotA/TolQ/ExbB proton channel family protein, with amino-acid sequence MKQSVFFFILLIVAVGAGYVIWAYLLPDYLREGGPLVMFLIAMLIMLVGFIIERSLTLRIAKGKSSVQSFFKKVVTMLHSGDYEGAIAACDKQRGSVANIIRAGIERYNAVKDDTTINAEKKIEEAQRAIEEANALEVPLLERNLIALSTISSIATMWGLLGTTIGMIRAFSATGHRKGGVIDAQQLAVGISEALVNTAGGLTNAIVGIIAYNVFINKVDTFNYTIDEASYEVIQLLKEKEGA; translated from the coding sequence GTGAAACAATCCGTATTTTTCTTCATCCTGTTAATTGTCGCTGTTGGGGCAGGATATGTAATCTGGGCATATTTACTGCCGGACTATCTTCGGGAGGGCGGCCCGCTTGTTATGTTTTTAATTGCTATGTTAATCATGTTGGTTGGCTTCATTATTGAGCGCAGTTTGACGCTAAGAATTGCCAAAGGCAAATCATCAGTACAATCGTTTTTTAAAAAAGTTGTTACCATGCTTCATTCCGGCGATTATGAAGGCGCCATTGCCGCTTGCGACAAACAGCGCGGCAGCGTAGCTAATATCATCAGAGCAGGAATTGAAAGATATAACGCAGTAAAGGATGATACTACTATAAATGCAGAGAAGAAAATCGAAGAGGCTCAACGGGCTATCGAAGAGGCTAATGCTCTTGAGGTTCCGCTTTTGGAACGCAACCTGATTGCGCTTTCAACAATTTCTTCAATTGCCACAATGTGGGGCCTTCTGGGAACCACAATCGGCATGATTAGAGCTTTTTCGGCAACCGGTCATCGTAAAGGCGGCGTTATCGATGCTCAGCAGTTGGCTGTTGGTATCTCTGAAGCGCTGGTGAATACTGCCGGCGGTCTGACTAATGCTATCGTTGGTATTATTGCTTACAATGTGTTTATAAACAAAGTCGATACCTTTAATTATACAATTGATGAAGCCTCCTATGAAGTAATTCAGTTGCTTAAAGAGAAAGAAGGCGCTTAA
- a CDS encoding ABC transporter permease has product MMRLKAIFLKEMILIARDKRALFLILVFPVFMLILYSYGVTFDIKNVSTAVLDYCAKPASRELLNKINSTEYLNIEYYAENYDDIYRLFLENKIVLALVIPPDFDKKIALGQKTKIQALVNGSDANTASVAMGYQAAIISSYGAELVRENIAKRGLASATGGGVIEKTRIWYNPELISINFIVPGVIAVVMMILGSVLTSTSIVREKETGTIEMLVSTPIRSQELIIGKILPYVIVSFIDIIIVIAIAHFGLKVPLKGSVSLLMFGSLLYLICALGVGLWTSNISNTVSSSQIIVMFLGLLPTVLLSGFIFPISSMPTVVQAITYAFPARYFIVVLRGIFLKGVGLDVLWPQFLFMFVYGLALLVLSIAKFKKKIG; this is encoded by the coding sequence ATGATGCGGCTTAAGGCAATATTTTTAAAAGAGATGATTCTTATTGCCCGTGATAAAAGGGCTTTGTTTCTGATATTAGTGTTCCCTGTTTTTATGCTTATCTTATACAGCTATGGAGTAACGTTTGATATTAAAAATGTTTCCACAGCGGTATTGGATTATTGCGCCAAGCCGGCTTCAAGGGAGCTTCTTAATAAAATTAATTCTACAGAATATCTCAATATCGAATACTATGCTGAAAACTATGATGATATTTATCGGCTGTTTTTAGAGAATAAAATTGTCTTAGCATTAGTTATCCCGCCCGATTTTGATAAGAAAATCGCTCTTGGGCAAAAAACTAAAATTCAGGCCTTGGTAAATGGCTCTGATGCTAACACCGCCAGCGTAGCGATGGGTTATCAGGCGGCTATTATCTCCTCCTATGGAGCTGAATTAGTTCGGGAAAATATCGCCAAACGGGGATTAGCTTCCGCAACAGGTGGGGGAGTGATTGAAAAAACGAGGATTTGGTATAATCCCGAATTAATATCGATAAACTTCATTGTCCCCGGCGTTATTGCAGTAGTAATGATGATTTTGGGTTCGGTGCTAACCTCCACCTCGATTGTCAGGGAAAAAGAAACCGGCACTATTGAAATGCTGGTTTCCACACCGATTCGTTCCCAAGAATTAATCATAGGGAAAATACTGCCGTATGTAATCGTCTCATTTATAGATATAATAATCGTAATAGCCATAGCCCATTTCGGCCTTAAGGTGCCGCTTAAAGGCAGTGTTTCGCTTTTAATGTTTGGTTCGCTTTTGTATCTAATATGCGCGCTTGGCGTAGGCTTGTGGACTTCTAATATTTCCAATACGGTCAGTTCATCGCAAATTATAGTGATGTTTCTGGGATTGCTTCCAACAGTGCTTTTATCGGGTTTCATTTTCCCGATTAGCAGTATGCCGACTGTGGTTCAGGCTATCACTTATGCTTTTCCAGCCAGGTATTTTATTGTCGTCTTAAGAGGCATTTTCCTTAAAGGCGTTGGTCTTGATGTATTATGGCCGCAGTTTCTGTTTATGTTCGTATATGGTTTGGCGCTTTTAGTGTTATCAATCGCTAAATTCAAGAAGAAGATTGGCTGA
- a CDS encoding ABC transporter ATP-binding protein has product MPSPDISVEVNNLTRKFGNFTAVDNVSFEVKRGEVFGFLGPNGAGKSTTIRMLCGIIAPTSGTGTVSGIPLGKNSDKIKSIIGYMSQKFSLYEDLSVFENLDFYSGVYPIPKGKRCQRVDEALEISGLTKRKDHITGTLPGGLKQKLALACSLLHQPEVLFLDEPTAGVDPLSRRNFWEMIYKLSESGVTVFVTTHYMDEAEHCDRIAFIASGKLIKTDSPENLKQTSRKLLEIECSDWAKAIEILSSNEAEIGESALFGVKIHVSPNPGAEDIIKSMLSASECGFVSVKEILPSLEDVFVSLLKSEK; this is encoded by the coding sequence ATGCCATCACCTGATATATCTGTCGAGGTTAATAATCTCACTCGCAAATTCGGTAATTTTACCGCCGTTGATAATGTCTCATTTGAAGTAAAAAGGGGAGAAGTGTTCGGATTTTTAGGCCCGAACGGCGCCGGAAAATCTACCACTATACGCATGCTTTGCGGTATAATTGCCCCCACAAGCGGCACCGGTACTGTCAGTGGTATCCCGCTGGGCAAAAACAGCGATAAAATCAAATCAATTATCGGGTATATGTCGCAGAAATTTTCGTTGTATGAGGATTTATCCGTTTTTGAAAATCTCGATTTTTATTCCGGCGTCTATCCCATACCGAAAGGGAAACGCTGTCAAAGAGTTGATGAGGCGTTGGAAATATCTGGCCTGACCAAACGCAAAGACCATATAACCGGCACGCTACCCGGCGGCTTGAAACAAAAGCTGGCGTTGGCGTGCTCGCTGCTTCATCAGCCCGAAGTCCTGTTTTTGGATGAGCCGACCGCCGGAGTCGATCCTTTGTCCCGGCGAAATTTCTGGGAGATGATTTATAAGCTGTCCGAATCGGGCGTAACGGTTTTTGTAACCACACACTACATGGATGAAGCGGAACATTGCGACCGGATAGCTTTTATAGCCTCAGGCAAGCTGATTAAAACAGATTCACCGGAAAACCTCAAGCAAACAAGCCGCAAGCTTTTAGAGATTGAATGCTCTGATTGGGCTAAGGCTATCGAGATATTATCATCAAACGAGGCGGAGATTGGCGAGTCGGCGTTGTTTGGCGTAAAAATCCATGTATCGCCAAACCCCGGCGCTGAGGATATAATCAAGAGCATGTTATCAGCCTCAGAATGCGGCTTTGTAAGTGTCAAAGAAATACTTCCCTCGCTTGAGGATGTATTCGTTTCGCTATTGAAATCGGAGAAATGA
- a CDS encoding YIP1 family protein: MSKKEREVMDDQIQDQVMTADNSVELGFWGNFTNIFANPRRTFESLDKRPTWLMPMLILILVTVITTQIAFPILMKAQMEMLRNNPNIAPEQLQVIEQHMSEGVATQRIVTVVSQVIGTPLVFYLLLSFIFYFIGSVILGGDATFKKVLSVFSWSSCILILASLVSFPLILIKESMQVSISPALLLSDDSVGTTLHTLLSKFDFFTIWFLAVFASGFAAIYKFSTAKAYITVGVLWGIWITLSTTLADVFSRFGM; this comes from the coding sequence ATGTCTAAAAAAGAAAGGGAAGTTATGGATGATCAAATTCAAGACCAAGTAATGACCGCTGATAACAGCGTTGAGTTAGGTTTCTGGGGAAATTTCACTAATATCTTTGCCAATCCGCGCCGGACATTCGAATCATTAGATAAACGGCCAACATGGCTTATGCCCATGTTGATATTGATTTTAGTAACGGTGATAACAACCCAGATTGCCTTTCCGATTTTAATGAAAGCTCAGATGGAAATGTTAAGAAATAACCCGAACATAGCACCGGAGCAACTGCAGGTTATTGAGCAGCACATGTCTGAGGGTGTAGCCACTCAACGGATTGTAACGGTAGTATCTCAGGTAATCGGCACGCCTTTGGTATTTTATTTACTGCTTTCATTTATATTTTATTTCATCGGTTCGGTTATACTTGGCGGCGATGCCACATTTAAGAAAGTGCTTTCTGTCTTTTCATGGTCATCCTGTATTTTGATACTTGCATCGCTTGTTAGTTTTCCATTGATATTGATAAAGGAATCCATGCAGGTATCCATATCGCCGGCGCTCTTACTATCGGATGATTCGGTTGGCACTACTCTTCATACTCTATTGTCCAAATTTGACTTTTTTACGATATGGTTTTTAGCGGTATTCGCCTCGGGGTTTGCCGCAATTTATAAATTTAGCACGGCCAAAGCGTATATTACAGTTGGCGTACTCTGGGGAATCTGGATTACGCTTTCCACAACCTTGGCAGATGTATTTAGTCGTTTCGGAATGTAG